In the genome of Myxosarcina sp. GI1, the window GTAAAATCGATATTTATCATTATCTTTTTGAGCTTGATGAAGAGCTAGATCGGCATTGTTTAGTAAAGCATTTAGTTCGGTTCCATCTTGGGGATAAATAGCAATACCTACATTACTTTTAAGAGTAAAATAATAGTCGCCAATTTTAAAAGGTTCTTTTAAAGACTGTTGGATTCTGTTGCTGACTTTGGCAGTTTCTTCTACTGTATCTACTGGGGTTAATAGCAAAGCAAACTTGTTCTTGTGCCAGCGAACTACTGTATCTCCCAAACGAGAATTAGCACGCAATCTTTCTTCTACATTTGCCAACAGAATATCATTGTTTTCTCGCCCCAGGTTGCTCTCAAATTCTGGCAATAAATCTAGATTGAGAAACATTACTGCCAACAGCTTTTGATATCTTTTGGCATTAGCCACTGCCGAAGTTAGCTGTTGATAAAAAATATCTTTGTAACTTAAATTAGTTTCTAAATAATTTGTAGGTACATAATTTTCTACTGCCAGCCGGTCGATAACCAGACAAAACATCTTACTATTACTGCTATCGATCGCACTAATTTTAATATTAACTTCAAGTTCTGTTCCGTTTTGATGCCGCAACAAACAAGTACCAATCAAACCGATTTTTTCTGCTACGGCTTGTTGTAAATTTGCTGCTAGCTTTTCTGGCTCAAAGCTTAAATCGTATACGGTCATACCTACTATTTCTTCTACGGTATACCCTAGCAGCATCGAACTCATGGGATTGGCTTCAACAATATTTTTGCTTATTTCATCGACAATAATAATTGCTTCGGAAACTTTTCTAGTTACGGTTTGATAAATCGCTTGTTTCGCCAACAGCTTTTTGTCTAATTTTTTTTGCTGAGTAAGATCGACTAAATAACTTCTAATTAATTTGCTATTTGGAAAGTAACGAGCTATTTGTTGATAGGTTTTGTCTTCTATCGCTACTTCTCTAGTCAGAGTACGGTTGTTATTAATATTGCATAAAGAAATCAAATCTTTTAATACGGGATGATTTAATTTTTGCTGCTGAATTGTTGGCAAGACCTCGTTTGCTATTGAGTTTAAGTATTTAATTTGACCGTATAGATCGATGGCGATGGTGGGCAAGGGACATAATTCGGCAAAACTAATAAATTCTGGTTCTGAGTCAGTATTGTAAGTTAACTCGTGAGAAGATGAATATACAGTTTCGCGATCGAGAAGAGTTGTACGACCGTTATTTTGTGAAATTACAGTAGCAGATTGATTTTCAAAAGCCAAACTATCTTCTAGTTTTTCAACGTCAGACAAACTGGCAACAATACGATATCTGGCAGCAGCATCGGCGCTAAATCGAATCATGTCTCCGTCTTTTAGTTCGTGAATTAAACTTTTTTTATCGTTGACTAAAACCCCGTTACGGCTTTTATTACCCTGCAAATCGCCATCTAAAAGCCAATAAGAATACTGGTTGTTTTTTAAATCGGTTCTTCTGAGCAAAGTTGCATGATGACGAGACATTTTTAGACAGGAAAAAATAATATCGTTGCTAGAATGTCGCCCGATTGAATAATTAGGTAGCGTTAACTCAATGGTTCTTCTTTCCGTAGAATCTTCAATTACTAAGATATGGTGAACTTTTTCTGTGTTGACTTGTTGAGTGTTGTAAAGAGATTGTTTATCCATGTTTCTTGAGTAATTGCCAATACTGATGTTCCAGTTATATTAGGAATAGAACTAAAGCCAGCAAAATTTATATTTATTGTTGCCGTGTTAACAGCTTTCGAGTATTAAACTGAAAATGTCAATTTTATTGTTCCCCGAAACTCCGACAAAATATCAAAGTCAGTAAAACTTTTACCGCAATCCTCGATCGCGCGAGGTATGGTTTAAATGTAATAGCGACGATAACCCGATAAAGAACGAGATATCGCCGCTGTTAACTTTTCGATGAACAATTTTTGTTTCAACAGCT includes:
- a CDS encoding EAL domain-containing protein, which produces MDKQSLYNTQQVNTEKVHHILVIEDSTERRTIELTLPNYSIGRHSSNDIIFSCLKMSRHHATLLRRTDLKNNQYSYWLLDGDLQGNKSRNGVLVNDKKSLIHELKDGDMIRFSADAAARYRIVASLSDVEKLEDSLAFENQSATVISQNNGRTTLLDRETVYSSSHELTYNTDSEPEFISFAELCPLPTIAIDLYGQIKYLNSIANEVLPTIQQQKLNHPVLKDLISLCNINNNRTLTREVAIEDKTYQQIARYFPNSKLIRSYLVDLTQQKKLDKKLLAKQAIYQTVTRKVSEAIIIVDEISKNIVEANPMSSMLLGYTVEEIVGMTVYDLSFEPEKLAANLQQAVAEKIGLIGTCLLRHQNGTELEVNIKISAIDSSNSKMFCLVIDRLAVENYVPTNYLETNLSYKDIFYQQLTSAVANAKRYQKLLAVMFLNLDLLPEFESNLGRENNDILLANVEERLRANSRLGDTVVRWHKNKFALLLTPVDTVEETAKVSNRIQQSLKEPFKIGDYYFTLKSNVGIAIYPQDGTELNALLNNADLALHQAQKDNDKYRFYNSSVNSQALTLLKLEELLYKAVEREELELCYQPQASIDTKEIQSVKVSVSWEHSELSEVSATSIIKVAEQTGLIISLGEWIIKTVCRQNKTWQESGLPEIKAVVALSPIQFQQLNLSAVIKRILTETKLEPELLELNISIAALMANIQYSQQTIEQLKKLGVCISISNLATDFYSLEMLKKLSCDILKIDPYLVRELKDNPQDLAIISTLVELGKRLNWEIVAEDLEVEEQVELIRSFKYERMRGFWTSPALSAAATTKLLSDRYKNESEPPTAEI